A DNA window from Motilibacter aurantiacus contains the following coding sequences:
- a CDS encoding chemotaxis protein CheW: MSITEVGFVVEDTVPGSPVAAPSEDADGEPDTGRDYVTFEMQGEMYALEMERVQEIIRMPELVRVPLGPSALEGLANLRGRVLPVVSLRSCCGLQGSDHTEATRVVVVESAGATLGFVVDRVAAVISVEDEQVESAEAVQSTLRSDLLAAVLKAGDGRMTTVLDVEHLVATEFAALGRHTSAASTSAGAWSPGETAGEEESTDTLELVSFAVDGQEYALPIDRVQEIVQAPERVTAVPNAVRRVLGVMDLRGGLLPVVSLRSVFGLPVTELEPHNRIVVITVEREGRESLVGVVMDTVREVLRVPMELVGALPHVVSGGGRRTEVQAVCRLEEGRRLVSVLSADALVDDRAMQAVDELAGDAAQIREREDQMADDGRGDDELLVVFRLEGEEYCVDVDAVQEIIRVPETLVRVPKTLDFVEGLVNLRGAVLPVVDLRTRLGLHRLPRDERQRIVVLIIGGVRTGFVVDSVAEVAKVGGGQLEPAPELSDEQARVVTRVANLPGQGRMLLVLEPDELLGAEQVALLAEEVPAAGAAA, encoded by the coding sequence ATGAGCATCACCGAAGTGGGCTTCGTGGTCGAAGACACGGTGCCCGGCTCGCCCGTCGCCGCTCCTTCCGAGGACGCCGACGGCGAGCCGGACACCGGCCGGGACTACGTGACGTTCGAGATGCAGGGCGAGATGTACGCCCTGGAGATGGAGCGCGTCCAGGAGATCATCCGGATGCCGGAGCTGGTCCGGGTGCCGCTGGGCCCGTCCGCGTTGGAGGGACTCGCGAACCTGCGCGGCCGGGTGCTCCCGGTCGTGAGCCTGCGCAGCTGCTGCGGGCTCCAGGGCAGCGATCACACCGAGGCCACGCGCGTGGTCGTCGTGGAGTCGGCCGGCGCGACGCTCGGCTTCGTGGTCGACCGGGTCGCCGCGGTCATCTCCGTCGAGGACGAGCAGGTCGAGAGCGCGGAGGCCGTCCAGTCGACGCTCCGCTCGGACCTCTTGGCTGCGGTCCTCAAGGCCGGTGACGGCCGCATGACGACAGTGCTGGACGTCGAGCACCTCGTCGCGACCGAGTTCGCGGCTCTCGGCCGGCACACGTCCGCCGCGTCCACGAGCGCGGGCGCCTGGTCCCCGGGCGAGACCGCTGGGGAGGAGGAGTCGACCGACACCCTCGAGCTGGTGAGCTTCGCCGTCGACGGGCAGGAGTACGCGCTGCCCATCGACCGCGTGCAGGAGATCGTGCAGGCTCCGGAGCGGGTGACGGCCGTGCCGAACGCGGTGCGCCGCGTGCTCGGGGTCATGGACCTGCGCGGCGGGCTGCTGCCCGTGGTCAGCCTGCGCAGCGTGTTCGGGCTTCCCGTCACCGAGCTCGAGCCGCACAACCGCATCGTGGTCATCACGGTGGAGCGGGAGGGCCGCGAGTCCCTCGTCGGCGTGGTGATGGACACGGTCCGCGAGGTGCTCCGCGTCCCGATGGAGCTCGTCGGCGCCCTGCCGCACGTGGTCTCCGGCGGTGGGCGGCGTACCGAGGTGCAGGCGGTGTGCCGGCTGGAGGAGGGGCGCCGCCTGGTGTCCGTCCTGTCGGCCGACGCGCTCGTCGACGACCGCGCGATGCAGGCCGTGGACGAGCTGGCCGGTGACGCCGCGCAGATCCGTGAGAGGGAGGACCAGATGGCCGACGACGGCCGCGGCGACGACGAGCTCCTCGTCGTCTTCCGCCTCGAGGGCGAGGAGTACTGCGTCGACGTCGACGCGGTGCAGGAGATCATCCGCGTCCCGGAGACGCTCGTGCGGGTGCCGAAGACGCTCGACTTCGTCGAGGGCCTGGTGAACCTGCGCGGTGCCGTGCTCCCCGTGGTCGACCTGCGCACCCGGCTCGGGCTGCACAGGCTGCCCCGCGACGAGCGGCAGCGCATCGTCGTGCTCATCATCGGCGGCGTCCGCACCGGCTTCGTGGTCGACTCGGTCGCCGAGGTGGCGAAGGTCGGCGGCGGGCAGCTGGAGCCCGCTCCCGAGCTCTCCGACGAGCAGGCCCGCGTCGTGACCCGTGTCGCCAACCTCCCCGGCCAGGGGCGCATGCTCCTCGTCCTCGAGCCAGACGAGCTGCTCGGGGCGGAGCAGGTCGCACTCCTGGCCGAGGAGGTGCCGGCAGCCGGAGCTGCGGCATGA
- a CDS encoding DUF4031 domain-containing protein translates to MSVLVDPANWPWRDRLWAHLVSDESYEELHAFAERLEIPRRAFQGDHYDVPAELRERAIELGAEPVSGRELIVRLRASGLRKPLAERGRQRGQSRS, encoded by the coding sequence GTGTCCGTGCTCGTCGACCCCGCGAACTGGCCCTGGAGGGACCGGCTCTGGGCGCACCTGGTGAGTGACGAGTCGTACGAGGAGCTGCACGCCTTCGCCGAGCGGCTCGAGATCCCGCGGCGCGCGTTCCAGGGCGACCACTACGACGTCCCGGCCGAGCTGCGCGAGCGCGCGATCGAGCTCGGGGCGGAGCCGGTGAGCGGGCGGGAGCTGATCGTCCGGCTGCGCGCTTCCGGGCTGCGCAAGCCGTTGGCCGAGCGCGGCCGGCAGCGCGGGCAGTCGCGGTCGTAG
- a CDS encoding diguanylate cyclase domain-containing protein codes for MHRGDEQSGPQDALLDVVPVFQPIVDLRDNRVVAVEALARGRAEGGLVAPQAMFARAAAIGPAAVRELDERCLRAALAATRLVPQPLSLFVNVEPGTLAELSAACLTELAELVPPTVRVVVEVTERDLLERPGQLLAGVRRARDCGWGVALDDVGAEPAALALMPFLAPDVIKLDLALVRQQPSLGFAATINAVHAQAERTGALILAEGIETEGHLERALATSARLGQGWRFGRPAAEPAAADHPLPLPVGTHRLPTGTPFGLLSATSTAGVAGIPLLAAISRQLERQALLLDDLTVVLASFQHAAALTNGTRRRYEAVAHVTAFTALLGPGMPDEPMPGVRGTALSPGDPLAEEWVVAIVAPHYAASIAARELDPGPDGERRFAFVLTHDRARVLDAAALLLAKVRSSPAAVPKPVPSRPRTVPGAPARVPPQDLPGLLLRAIDTASNGIVIADARQRDLPLVYVNSAFLAMTGYVPEEVLGRNCRILQGPLTDRTQVRPIARQLAAGRPVRATLLNYRRDGSTFWNEITISPVRDPDGALTHFIGNQVDVSERVEREERAAYLAYHDPLTGLANRVQLLDHLEHELARARRRGDGVAVLFVDLDGFKQVNDSRGHAAGDRVLREAARRMRATLRAGDLLARISGDEFVAVLARLPLHDAAPARRAADQITSALDREIQLPGAGSVRIGAAAGIATFPDDGDTPSALLDAADRRMHEDED; via the coding sequence ATGCACCGCGGCGACGAGCAGAGCGGGCCACAGGACGCGCTCCTCGATGTCGTGCCGGTCTTCCAGCCCATCGTCGACCTGCGGGACAACCGGGTCGTCGCGGTCGAGGCCCTGGCCCGGGGCCGGGCCGAAGGGGGGCTGGTCGCGCCGCAGGCGATGTTCGCCCGAGCGGCGGCGATCGGTCCTGCAGCGGTACGCGAGCTCGACGAGCGCTGCCTGCGCGCCGCGCTCGCGGCGACCCGGCTGGTGCCGCAGCCGCTGAGCCTGTTCGTCAACGTGGAGCCCGGGACCCTCGCCGAGCTGAGCGCCGCCTGCCTGACCGAGCTCGCCGAGCTGGTCCCGCCCACCGTCCGCGTCGTGGTCGAGGTGACCGAGCGAGACCTGCTGGAACGCCCGGGGCAGCTGCTCGCGGGCGTGCGCAGGGCGCGCGACTGCGGCTGGGGTGTGGCCCTGGACGACGTGGGGGCCGAGCCCGCGGCCCTTGCGCTCATGCCGTTCCTCGCCCCGGACGTCATCAAGCTCGACCTGGCCCTGGTGCGGCAGCAGCCCTCGCTCGGCTTCGCCGCCACGATCAACGCGGTGCACGCGCAGGCCGAGCGCACCGGTGCCCTCATCCTGGCCGAGGGCATCGAGACCGAGGGCCATCTCGAGCGGGCACTGGCCACGAGCGCACGCCTGGGCCAGGGGTGGCGGTTCGGTCGGCCCGCCGCCGAGCCGGCCGCGGCGGACCACCCGTTGCCGCTCCCGGTCGGCACGCACCGCCTCCCGACGGGGACCCCCTTCGGGCTGCTGAGCGCGACGAGCACGGCGGGAGTGGCCGGGATCCCGCTGCTCGCGGCGATCTCCCGCCAGCTCGAGCGGCAGGCCCTGCTGCTGGACGACCTCACGGTGGTGCTCGCGTCGTTCCAGCATGCGGCCGCGCTGACGAACGGTACGCGCCGACGGTACGAGGCCGTCGCCCACGTGACGGCGTTCACCGCACTGCTCGGGCCGGGCATGCCGGACGAGCCGATGCCGGGCGTGCGCGGGACGGCGCTGTCCCCGGGGGACCCGCTGGCCGAGGAGTGGGTCGTGGCGATCGTTGCGCCGCACTACGCGGCCTCGATCGCCGCCCGCGAGCTCGACCCGGGCCCGGACGGGGAGCGGCGGTTCGCCTTCGTGCTCACGCACGATCGGGCGCGGGTCCTCGACGCCGCGGCGCTGCTGCTCGCCAAGGTGCGCAGCAGCCCCGCTGCCGTGCCCAAGCCCGTGCCGTCACGGCCGCGGACGGTGCCCGGCGCCCCCGCGCGTGTCCCACCGCAGGACCTGCCGGGCCTGTTGCTGCGCGCCATCGACACCGCGTCCAACGGCATCGTCATCGCCGACGCGCGTCAGCGCGACCTGCCGCTCGTGTACGTGAACTCCGCCTTCCTGGCCATGACGGGCTACGTCCCGGAGGAGGTGCTCGGCCGCAACTGCCGCATCCTGCAGGGGCCGCTCACGGACCGCACCCAGGTGCGCCCCATCGCCCGCCAGCTCGCTGCCGGCCGCCCGGTCCGAGCCACGTTGCTGAACTACCGCCGCGACGGATCGACGTTCTGGAACGAGATCACGATCTCGCCGGTGCGCGACCCGGACGGGGCCCTCACCCACTTCATCGGCAACCAGGTCGACGTGAGCGAGCGGGTCGAGCGCGAGGAGCGGGCGGCGTACCTCGCCTACCACGACCCGCTCACCGGGCTCGCCAACCGGGTCCAGCTCCTGGACCACCTGGAGCACGAGCTGGCCCGCGCCCGGCGCCGTGGCGACGGCGTGGCCGTCCTGTTCGTGGACCTCGACGGGTTCAAGCAGGTCAACGACTCGCGCGGGCACGCGGCCGGTGACCGCGTGCTCCGTGAGGCCGCACGTCGCATGCGGGCCACCCTGCGGGCCGGGGACCTGTTGGCGCGCATCAGCGGCGACGAGTTCGTCGCGGTCCTGGCTCGCCTGCCGCTGCACGACGCTGCTCCCGCCCGCCGGGCCGCCGACCAGATCACCTCGGCGCTCGACCGCGAGATCCAGCTGCCGGGCGCAGGAAGCGTCAGGATCGGTGCCGCGGCCGGCATCGCCACCTTCCCCGACGACGGTGACACCCCGTCGGCCCTCCTCGACGCCGCGGACCGGAGGATGCATGAGGACGAGGACTGA
- a CDS encoding HD domain-containing protein — MDTSGLPAAWRDVVRALGATAPDAYVEAAGQRLLSAYAEPHRAYHDTVHLAEVLTRLDELAVEAGDADVVRLAAWLHDAVYDLEPGAEERSALLAEEMLPGLGLPGTTVAEVARLVRLTTSHEPAPDDLDGSALADADLAVLAAPDARYRQYVAGVRAEYSRYDDVAFAHGRAEVLRALLARPALFRTRTGRQWEQAARANVDRELRELAAGG, encoded by the coding sequence GTGGACACGTCCGGCCTGCCCGCCGCCTGGAGGGACGTGGTGCGCGCGCTCGGCGCGACGGCACCCGATGCGTACGTCGAGGCGGCCGGGCAGCGACTGCTGTCGGCGTACGCGGAGCCGCACCGGGCCTATCACGACACCGTGCACCTGGCCGAGGTCCTCACCCGCCTCGACGAGCTGGCGGTCGAGGCGGGCGACGCCGACGTCGTGCGGCTGGCCGCGTGGCTCCACGACGCGGTCTACGACCTGGAGCCCGGCGCGGAGGAGCGCAGCGCCCTGCTCGCGGAGGAGATGCTGCCCGGCCTGGGGCTCCCCGGGACGACCGTTGCCGAGGTGGCGCGGCTCGTCCGGCTGACCACCTCGCACGAGCCCGCACCCGACGACCTCGACGGCAGCGCGCTGGCCGACGCGGATCTGGCCGTCCTCGCGGCGCCCGATGCGCGTTACAGGCAATACGTTGCTGGTGTCCGTGCGGAGTACTCGCGGTACGACGACGTGGCCTTCGCCCACGGGCGTGCCGAGGTGCTGCGCGCCCTGCTCGCACGGCCCGCGCTCTTCCGGACCCGTACGGGCCGGCAGTGGGAGCAGGCTGCCCGGGCCAACGTCGATCGGGAGCTGCGGGAGCTGGCCGCCGGGGGGTAG
- a CDS encoding methyltransferase domain-containing protein, producing the protein MTALADHLVSARTLDEYLAMFALSPADLPGRHVLDCPGGAASFTAEASALGAHAVAADPAYVMPPGDLAVRALDDARRGADHVAASSSRYDWEQLRSPEAHFASRVAAVGRFAWDRRTHPTRYVPGTLPELQFPDSSFDLVLSSHLLFTYGDRLSPDFHASSLRELLRVCRPGGSVRVYPLLEHSGAPMAATPGLLDWLGAVGVDVSLVPVPYRFLRGADRALVLRTK; encoded by the coding sequence GTGACCGCTCTCGCCGACCACTTGGTCAGCGCTCGCACGCTCGACGAGTACCTCGCCATGTTCGCCCTGTCACCCGCCGACCTTCCCGGCCGGCACGTCCTCGACTGCCCCGGTGGCGCGGCGAGCTTCACCGCCGAGGCGTCCGCGCTCGGTGCGCACGCCGTGGCGGCCGACCCCGCCTATGTGATGCCGCCCGGCGACCTCGCGGTGCGCGCACTGGACGACGCCAGGCGGGGCGCGGACCACGTGGCGGCGAGCTCGTCGCGCTACGACTGGGAGCAGCTCCGGTCCCCGGAAGCCCACTTCGCCTCCCGGGTGGCCGCCGTCGGGCGCTTCGCCTGGGACCGGCGCACGCACCCGACGCGCTACGTGCCGGGCACCCTTCCCGAACTTCAGTTCCCCGATTCCTCGTTCGACCTCGTGCTGAGCTCCCACCTGCTCTTCACCTACGGCGACAGGCTCTCCCCCGACTTCCACGCCTCCTCCCTGCGCGAGCTGCTGCGGGTCTGCCGACCGGGCGGGAGCGTCCGTGTCTACCCGCTGCTCGAGCACTCCGGCGCACCGATGGCCGCGACGCCCGGGCTGCTGGACTGGCTGGGCGCCGTCGGCGTCGACGTGTCGCTGGTGCCGGTGCCGTACCGGTTCCTGCGCGGCGCGGACCGTGCGCTGGTGCTGCGGACGAAGTGA
- a CDS encoding SMP-30/gluconolactonase/LRE family protein yields the protein MTTDAPPPASTRPDPVSAEVAELGEGPRWDAARSELLWVDIPAGTLRRAGWEGGRLRTLAEHRLDVPLGAAAPAESPDGGWLLAAGTGLSWLSAEGGVRELAQPEAGRDVRMNDAACDPAGRLWAGTMAYDERAGAGRLARCDLDGSVQIVGDGFTVPNGFGWSPDGRTMYHADSGHKVLRAYPFDVEGGSLGDPRVVVDFGDGPPADGITVDDEGTVWAALYGGGEVRRYDPSGRVLAVVAMPVSQPTAPCFGPGTTLFVTTTRQGLSPEQLAAEPDAGRVFAVDVGVGGPPVRPFRGALPTRLTAPPTHTPAEHGSG from the coding sequence ATGACGACCGACGCGCCCCCGCCGGCCTCAACGCGGCCCGACCCCGTCTCTGCCGAGGTGGCCGAGCTGGGAGAGGGGCCGCGCTGGGACGCGGCCCGCAGCGAGCTGCTCTGGGTGGACATCCCGGCGGGAACGCTGCGGCGGGCCGGCTGGGAGGGCGGCCGGCTGCGTACGCTCGCCGAGCACCGGCTGGACGTGCCGCTCGGCGCGGCGGCCCCGGCGGAGTCGCCCGACGGCGGCTGGCTGCTGGCGGCCGGGACGGGGCTCAGCTGGCTGTCGGCGGAGGGAGGCGTACGCGAGCTGGCCCAACCCGAGGCCGGGCGCGACGTGCGCATGAACGACGCGGCCTGCGACCCCGCCGGCCGGCTCTGGGCCGGGACGATGGCGTACGACGAGCGGGCCGGGGCGGGCCGGCTGGCCCGCTGCGACCTGGACGGGTCGGTGCAGATCGTCGGGGACGGCTTCACCGTCCCGAACGGCTTCGGCTGGAGCCCGGACGGCAGGACGATGTACCACGCCGACAGCGGGCACAAGGTGCTGCGGGCGTACCCGTTCGACGTCGAGGGCGGCAGCCTGGGCGACCCGCGCGTCGTGGTGGACTTCGGGGACGGCCCGCCGGCCGACGGCATCACGGTCGACGACGAGGGGACGGTCTGGGCGGCGTTGTACGGCGGCGGCGAGGTCCGTCGCTACGACCCGTCCGGGCGCGTGCTCGCGGTGGTGGCCATGCCCGTGTCCCAGCCGACGGCGCCGTGCTTCGGGCCAGGGACGACGCTCTTCGTCACCACGACCCGCCAGGGCCTGTCACCGGAGCAGCTCGCGGCCGAGCCGGACGCGGGGCGCGTGTTCGCCGTCGACGTGGGCGTCGGAGGGCCGCCCGTACGCCCCTTCCGCGGCGCGCTGCCCACGCGCCTCACAGCGCCGCCCACGCACACCCCCGCTGAGCACGGAAGCGGGTGA
- the cheB gene encoding chemotaxis-specific protein-glutamate methyltransferase CheB produces the protein MSAGTKVLVVDDSALMRKALKSMLADAGGFEVHLARNGEDALEQIPRLEPDVVTLDVNMPVMDGLTCLAEIMREHPLPVVMVSSLTERGALVTLEALELGAVDYVEKPGGTVSLNMRDAADELVDKVRRAARARMRAGGLAARLRRAREESYAAASAPRAAPGRGAGVASAAGAADLVVIGASTGGPALLSELLAQLPASCAAPVLVAQHMPQSFTGPLARRIDQSCPLPVQEVTGLTEVRPGHVYVARGDADMVLTRRSGGLAARPAPAGPSYRWHPSVDRLVQSAMDVVDPRRTVGVLLTGMGDDGAEQMAALHARGGRTIAESEESAVVWGMPGQLVARGGASRVLHADDIPAQLAAWL, from the coding sequence ATGAGCGCCGGCACCAAGGTGCTCGTCGTCGACGACTCGGCGCTGATGCGCAAGGCGCTCAAGTCGATGCTCGCGGACGCCGGCGGCTTCGAGGTGCACCTGGCCCGCAACGGCGAGGACGCCCTCGAGCAGATCCCGCGCCTCGAGCCCGACGTGGTGACGCTCGACGTCAACATGCCGGTCATGGACGGGCTCACGTGCCTTGCCGAGATCATGCGCGAGCACCCGCTGCCCGTCGTCATGGTCTCCTCGCTCACCGAGCGCGGGGCCCTCGTGACGCTCGAGGCCCTCGAGCTCGGCGCGGTGGACTACGTCGAGAAGCCCGGCGGCACCGTCTCGCTCAACATGCGGGACGCGGCGGACGAGCTGGTCGACAAGGTCCGGCGGGCGGCCCGGGCGCGCATGCGGGCGGGCGGCCTGGCCGCCCGCCTGCGTCGGGCCCGGGAGGAGTCGTACGCAGCGGCCTCCGCCCCGCGCGCGGCACCGGGGCGTGGGGCGGGCGTCGCGTCGGCTGCGGGAGCGGCCGACCTGGTCGTGATCGGGGCGAGCACGGGCGGGCCCGCACTGCTCTCCGAGCTGCTCGCGCAGCTGCCGGCGAGCTGTGCGGCGCCGGTCCTGGTGGCACAGCACATGCCGCAGTCGTTCACCGGGCCGCTCGCCCGGCGCATCGACCAGTCCTGCCCGCTCCCGGTGCAGGAGGTCACCGGGCTGACCGAGGTCCGCCCCGGGCACGTGTACGTCGCCCGGGGCGACGCGGACATGGTGCTCACCAGGCGCTCCGGCGGCCTGGCCGCGCGCCCCGCGCCGGCGGGGCCGAGCTACCGCTGGCACCCGAGCGTGGACCGCCTCGTGCAGTCCGCGATGGACGTGGTCGACCCGCGCCGCACGGTGGGCGTCCTGCTCACCGGCATGGGCGACGACGGCGCGGAGCAGATGGCCGCACTGCACGCCCGGGGCGGTCGCACGATCGCCGAGTCGGAGGAGTCGGCGGTGGTCTGGGGCATGCCCGGCCAGCTCGTCGCCCGTGGCGGGGCCTCGCGCGTGCTGCATGCCGACGACATCCCGGCCCAGCTGGCGGCCTGGCTCTGA
- a CDS encoding LuxR C-terminal-related transcriptional regulator, with protein sequence MPHRKRHGDDPVERAARAALCDALLAGDEPQAEAAAMLLLRRGCPLASLYSEVVQPLLEEIGEGWARGEVSVAEEHRASTTVRGLVIRLRAHTTAAAPTRAGRAVLLPAPAETHLLGLSMLEHVLLDAGWRVDVLDPLPAHELGAYVRARGDVKVVGLGASTRRDSRELTRLVLQVRGELPDVPVLLGGGAVRADPGLPARVGADGGARTLTDAVQVVEKLTNPLTPRELDVLAGVSAGCSNNEIAADMGIAPSTVKSHLERVYTKTGSRDRAAAVATAMRRGWLR encoded by the coding sequence ATGCCCCACCGGAAGCGCCACGGCGACGACCCCGTCGAGCGTGCGGCCAGGGCCGCCCTCTGCGACGCCCTGCTCGCCGGCGACGAGCCGCAGGCAGAGGCGGCGGCGATGCTCCTGCTGCGGCGCGGCTGCCCCCTCGCGAGCCTCTACTCCGAGGTCGTGCAGCCGCTGCTCGAGGAGATCGGGGAGGGGTGGGCCAGGGGGGAGGTGTCCGTCGCCGAGGAGCACCGCGCCAGCACGACGGTCCGGGGCCTCGTCATCCGGCTGCGGGCCCACACCACCGCGGCGGCGCCGACCCGCGCGGGTCGGGCGGTGCTGCTGCCCGCGCCGGCCGAGACGCACCTGCTCGGCCTGTCGATGCTCGAGCACGTCCTGCTGGACGCGGGGTGGCGGGTCGACGTGCTCGACCCGCTGCCCGCGCACGAGCTCGGCGCCTACGTCCGCGCCCGAGGAGACGTCAAGGTCGTCGGGCTGGGCGCCTCGACACGGCGGGACAGCCGCGAGCTGACCCGGCTCGTCCTGCAGGTGCGCGGCGAGCTTCCGGACGTCCCGGTCCTGCTCGGCGGCGGCGCGGTCCGCGCGGACCCAGGGCTGCCGGCGCGGGTCGGCGCCGACGGTGGCGCCCGCACCCTGACCGACGCGGTTCAGGTCGTCGAGAAGCTGACCAACCCGCTGACGCCGCGCGAGCTCGACGTGCTCGCCGGAGTGAGCGCGGGCTGCTCGAACAACGAGATCGCCGCCGACATGGGGATCGCGCCGAGCACCGTCAAGTCACACCTGGAGCGGGTCTACACGAAGACCGGGTCCCGCGACCGCGCGGCCGCCGTCGCCACGGCGATGCGCCGGGGCTGGCTGAGGTGA
- a CDS encoding methyl-accepting chemotaxis protein has product MPLTKNSASTGVPAPRSAPVATRKDARESEDARRRARSVAKQQQAAERIAAATTELAAQTAQSTEASRQLREAMQQIAAGAEEASGATQESLAATNQVVGRIRTQQTTSKLVQDTTTKLQSLLEDTAGGIAGLVSNVGEASQRQTASVAMISELEKQAEEIGQIVSAVARIADQTNLLALNAAIEAARARQHGKGFAVVADEVRTLAETSERSASEIRELIDAIRTGVNSVAEGVQASAETSRGEVEKGKEITAQLAQIAADMTVILEGATEIATAAGQAERASQDAQLRAEEIAAAAEQQSAAAEESLQTVEQQGAALQQSEKASEELSEVADELRTSADIGKSAEEVASTAEELSAAVEEINRAAAQISTAIGQISTGAQTAAAKSQEAASALNQIEQGAQLAESRAGTSVEKASTMIELLAANKSAVDAMIEAISTAAASAKDSVKQVVELEVVSRKIDKIVDAIGNVAIQTNMLAVNGSVESARAGEYGKGFAVVSTDIRNLARDSADNAERIKDLVKEVQDRITAVRNDLEDTSRSALAEVERAKATTARLVEIERDMGLVRNGNEEVRAASQEIASALAQVKTALDQIAAAANQADSLTGQAAAAARQQSTGAEELAVAIEEIAALADELQNA; this is encoded by the coding sequence ATGCCCCTCACCAAGAACAGTGCGTCGACCGGGGTCCCGGCACCGCGCTCGGCCCCCGTGGCCACCCGCAAGGACGCGCGCGAGTCCGAGGACGCCCGTCGCCGCGCCCGCTCCGTCGCCAAGCAGCAGCAGGCCGCCGAGCGGATCGCCGCGGCGACCACCGAGCTCGCCGCCCAGACCGCGCAGTCGACCGAGGCGTCGCGGCAGCTGCGCGAGGCCATGCAGCAGATCGCCGCGGGCGCCGAGGAGGCCTCGGGCGCGACGCAGGAGTCGCTCGCGGCGACGAACCAGGTCGTCGGCCGCATCCGCACGCAGCAGACCACCAGCAAGCTGGTGCAGGACACCACGACGAAGCTCCAGTCGCTGCTCGAGGACACCGCGGGGGGGATCGCCGGCCTCGTGAGCAACGTGGGCGAGGCCTCCCAGCGGCAGACCGCCTCCGTCGCCATGATCAGCGAGCTGGAGAAGCAGGCCGAGGAGATCGGCCAGATCGTGTCGGCCGTGGCCCGGATCGCGGACCAGACCAACCTGCTCGCGCTCAACGCCGCGATCGAGGCGGCCCGCGCCCGTCAGCACGGCAAGGGCTTCGCCGTGGTGGCGGACGAGGTGCGCACCCTTGCCGAGACCTCCGAGCGCAGCGCGAGCGAGATCCGTGAGCTCATCGACGCCATCCGCACCGGCGTGAACAGCGTCGCCGAGGGCGTCCAGGCGTCCGCGGAGACGTCGCGCGGCGAGGTCGAGAAGGGCAAGGAGATCACGGCGCAGCTCGCGCAGATCGCCGCGGACATGACCGTCATCCTCGAGGGCGCGACCGAGATCGCGACCGCGGCCGGGCAGGCCGAGCGTGCCTCGCAGGACGCCCAGCTGCGCGCGGAGGAGATCGCCGCCGCCGCCGAGCAGCAGTCCGCCGCCGCGGAGGAGTCCCTGCAGACCGTCGAGCAGCAGGGTGCCGCCCTGCAGCAGAGCGAGAAGGCCTCCGAGGAGCTCTCCGAGGTCGCGGACGAGCTGCGCACCAGCGCCGACATCGGCAAGAGCGCCGAGGAGGTGGCCTCCACCGCGGAGGAGCTGTCGGCCGCCGTCGAGGAGATCAACCGCGCAGCTGCTCAGATCTCCACCGCGATCGGGCAGATCAGCACCGGCGCGCAGACCGCCGCGGCCAAGTCGCAGGAGGCCGCCAGCGCGCTCAACCAGATCGAGCAGGGCGCACAGCTCGCCGAGTCGCGTGCCGGCACGTCCGTCGAGAAGGCGAGCACGATGATCGAGCTGCTCGCCGCCAACAAGAGCGCGGTCGACGCCATGATCGAGGCCATCAGCACCGCCGCCGCCTCGGCGAAGGACAGCGTGAAGCAGGTCGTCGAGCTCGAGGTGGTCAGCCGGAAGATCGACAAGATCGTCGACGCGATCGGCAACGTCGCGATCCAGACCAACATGCTGGCCGTCAACGGGTCGGTGGAGTCGGCCCGCGCCGGGGAGTACGGCAAGGGCTTCGCGGTCGTCAGCACCGACATCCGCAACCTGGCCCGGGACTCGGCCGACAACGCCGAGCGCATCAAGGACCTCGTGAAGGAGGTCCAGGACCGGATCACGGCCGTCCGCAACGACCTCGAGGACACGTCGCGGTCCGCCCTCGCCGAGGTCGAGCGGGCGAAGGCGACGACCGCCCGGCTCGTCGAGATCGAGCGTGACATGGGCCTGGTGCGCAACGGCAACGAGGAGGTCCGCGCAGCCTCGCAGGAGATCGCCTCCGCCCTCGCGCAGGTCAAGACCGCTCTCGACCAGATCGCGGCCGCGGCCAACCAGGCCGACTCGCTCACGGGCCAGGCGGCCGCCGCCGCCCGCCAGCAGAGCACCGGCGCCGAGGAGCTCGCGGTCGCCATCGAGGAGATCGCCGCGCTGGCCGACGAGCTGCAGAACGCCTGA